Proteins from a single region of Herpetosiphon gulosus:
- a CDS encoding carbamoyltransferase C-terminal domain-containing protein, which produces MYVLGLSRHHDSSAALLKDGQIIAFVEEERFNRKKHYGGFPALAAQYCLDAAGITLGDVDHVAYFWQRWDELRYAAKHFVRYFPGTLAALRGASGMANKGLLSTITSDGVQRHHDDYDVGGAVLLHLKRTFTLRQTLSEALTYQGPTKFKIHLVDHHLAHAASTYYISPFENAAILSVDGLGSDGTSTFLGIGHQNTIQEIRRVKFPHSLGAFYSMVTGYLGFYPTKDEGKVMGLAPYGTAKYVDAFRKMIQFGPDGTYELDLSWFEHHLTGRHTVSKKFIETFGPPRPKTKDPVPQHYADIAYALQVTLEEVGLHIARWLHQETGLSRLCVAGGVALNSVMNGRILLETPFTEFFAQPAASDDGTALGAALYVSNQILNQPRPTGNYIYLGPSFSPSEIEAALQRHGVRYTQPHDIAHHTAQKLTEGLIIGWFQGRMECGPRALGNRTILADPRSHDSKPRINEKIKHREPFRPFAPSALEERAGDYFVSDYPSPVMLLVFDVLEDQRDKLPAITHVDGTARVQTVSYDDNPEYWTLIKHFEALTGVGIVVNTSFNDNDEPIVCTPDDAIRCFLKTDLDGLAIGPFYVEKQVREQYMRDPHNIGISQ; this is translated from the coding sequence AGCGGTTCAATCGCAAGAAACATTATGGTGGATTTCCTGCCCTTGCGGCACAGTATTGTCTTGATGCCGCTGGTATTACGCTGGGCGATGTAGACCATGTGGCCTACTTTTGGCAGCGCTGGGATGAATTGCGCTATGCTGCTAAACATTTTGTCCGCTACTTTCCGGGTACATTAGCGGCGCTCCGTGGAGCCTCGGGAATGGCGAACAAGGGCTTGCTTTCAACGATCACATCCGATGGTGTTCAACGCCACCACGATGATTATGATGTTGGGGGGGCGGTGCTGCTTCACCTAAAACGAACCTTTACCTTGAGACAAACACTTTCTGAGGCATTAACGTATCAAGGGCCGACAAAATTTAAAATACACCTAGTTGATCATCATCTAGCGCATGCGGCCAGTACTTATTACATTTCACCCTTTGAAAATGCAGCAATTTTAAGTGTTGATGGCTTAGGGAGCGATGGCACCTCTACCTTTTTAGGAATTGGTCACCAAAATACCATTCAAGAAATTCGCCGGGTAAAATTTCCCCATTCATTAGGGGCATTTTATTCCATGGTTACTGGGTATTTAGGCTTTTATCCAACCAAGGATGAAGGCAAGGTTATGGGATTGGCTCCCTATGGCACTGCAAAATATGTTGATGCATTTCGCAAGATGATTCAATTCGGGCCTGACGGAACCTATGAACTCGATTTAAGCTGGTTTGAGCACCATCTTACGGGTCGGCATACCGTTTCAAAGAAATTTATTGAAACGTTCGGCCCGCCCCGCCCTAAAACCAAAGATCCTGTACCACAACATTATGCCGACATTGCCTATGCCTTACAAGTGACCTTGGAAGAAGTTGGGTTGCACATTGCTCGTTGGCTGCACCAAGAAACTGGTTTATCGCGGTTATGCGTTGCAGGTGGGGTCGCATTAAACAGTGTGATGAATGGGCGGATTCTGCTGGAAACGCCGTTCACGGAGTTTTTTGCTCAGCCAGCAGCCTCAGATGATGGTACGGCGTTAGGTGCTGCGTTATATGTGAGCAATCAAATATTAAATCAACCGCGACCAACGGGCAATTATATCTACTTGGGACCATCGTTTAGCCCAAGTGAGATCGAGGCCGCGCTGCAGCGTCATGGAGTACGCTATACCCAACCCCATGATATTGCCCACCATACAGCTCAAAAACTTACCGAAGGCTTGATTATTGGTTGGTTCCAAGGGCGGATGGAATGTGGCCCACGTGCCTTGGGAAATCGCACGATTTTGGCTGACCCTCGCAGTCACGATTCAAAACCACGGATTAATGAAAAAATTAAACACCGAGAACCATTTCGGCCTTTTGCCCCATCGGCCTTGGAAGAACGGGCTGGTGATTACTTTGTGAGCGATTATCCCTCGCCGGTTATGCTTTTGGTCTTTGATGTTTTAGAGGATCAACGCGATAAGTTGCCAGCCATTACGCACGTTGATGGTACGGCACGGGTGCAAACGGTCAGCTATGACGATAATCCTGAGTATTGGACGTTGATTAAGCATTTTGAAGCATTGACTGGTGTTGGGATAGTTGTTAATACCTCGTTCAATGATAATGATGAACCTATTGTCTGTACCCCTGATGATGCAATCCGGTGCTTTCTCAAAACCGATCTTGATGGCTTAGCCATTGGGCCATTCTATGTTGAAAAACAAGTACGCGAACAGTATATGCGTGATCCGCACAATATCGGTATTAGCCAATAA